Proteins co-encoded in one Montipora capricornis isolate CH-2021 chromosome 12, ASM3666992v2, whole genome shotgun sequence genomic window:
- the LOC138025876 gene encoding uncharacterized skeletal organic matrix protein 5-like — MAKLTTNLKKLAAQVQDTCSCRPSLPRPVQTPVASSCQELLARQPSLESGVYDLMLGHLKVSVFCQMGNFGLGKGGWTPVMKIDGAQKTFHFDSLYWSNQYGYNLRGGETAFDTQETKLPTYWMTPFTKICLGMKIDQMNRFTLLTLGNKRADSLLSLITDGDHRSKALGRDAWMKLVGPKAALSSNCIKEGFNVKVSECKTRIGVIASQGKDCNSCDSRIGFGTGGYPNDFNTCGDEAVLNPEKTHKHITAMGYILVQ, encoded by the exons ATGGCGAAGTTGacaacaaacttgaaaaaacttgcTGCGCAGGTCCAAGATACTTGTTCGTGTCGACCCAGCTTACCACGGCCTGTTCAAACGCCTG ttgCGTCTTCTTGTCAGGAACTTCTTGCAAGACAACC GTCGCTTGAGAGTGGTGTGTACGACCTGATGTTGGGGCATCTTAAGGTGTCTGTTTTTTGTCAAATGGGAAACTTTGGATTAGGAAAAGGGGGGTGGACACCAGTCATGAAGATCGATGGAGCACAG AAAACCTTTCACTTTGATTCCCTGTATTGGAGCAACCAGTACGGATACAATTTAAGAGGAGGGGAAACTGCCTTCGACACGCAGGAGACAAAGTTGCCAACTTACTGGATGACGCCCTTCACCAAGATCTGCCTCGGTATGAAGATCGACCAGATGAACAGGTTTACTTTGCTGACTTTAGGCAACAAAAGAGCTGATTCCCTGCTCTCACTGATCACTGATGGTGATCACCGCAGTAAAGCACTCGGTAGAGACGCGTGGATGAAATTGGTTGGGCCGAAAGCCGCTCTGTCGAGTAATTGTATCAAAGAGGGTTTCAACGTCAAGGTTTCTGAGTGCAAAACACGAATCGGAGTCATTGCGAGCCAAGGAAAGGACTGCAATTCGTGTGactccagaatcgggtttggtACTGGAGGGTACCCTAACGATTTCAACACGTGTGGAGACGAGGcggtactgaacccagagaaaACACACAAGCACATCACTGCTATGGGATATATCTTGGTTCagtaa